One part of the Vicia villosa cultivar HV-30 ecotype Madison, WI linkage group LG6, Vvil1.0, whole genome shotgun sequence genome encodes these proteins:
- the LOC131611388 gene encoding uncharacterized protein LOC131611388 encodes MGAETETKENHQKETPIASPSTLTQDQFLSWKRHKDAAASARKAEASRKRADDIAAGTVQMNGRELFLHEPWVFDDSRF; translated from the exons ATGGGAGCAGAAACTGAAACGAAGGAAAATCACCAAAAAGAGACGCCAATCGCTTCTCCATCTACCCTCACACAAGACCAGTTCCTCTCATGGAAGCGACACAAG GACGCTGCTGCATCAGCCAGAAAAGCTGAAGCCTCAAGGAAGCGGGCAGATGATATTGCTGCTGGAACCGTCCAAATGAATGGCCGGGAGCTGTTTCTGCATGAACCATGGGTGTTTGATGACTCACGTTTTTGA